One stretch of Halobacillus litoralis DNA includes these proteins:
- a CDS encoding phytoene desaturase family protein codes for MKVAIIGGGLGGLSAAVTLAKHGVDVRLFEKNEHFGGKMMSVDESGFHFDFGPNTITMPEVFQDVIRQGGLEPREELPFAKIVTHTRNEFYDGTTFDFSTDQTYMKRQLERMDPKGHVMYEDFLIEIERLYHLSQKHFLHRTFNGWLDYLSPSLAKSMTKVRPLESMDHFFRRYFSNPKIIQSLNRYSTYIGSNPYQAPATFSMIGHLEWNDGVYFVRGGNTRIADRFVKAAENVGVHLYSGTKINHILHENQRVTGVETEDGERYEADHVILNGDLLHSVPELIDSEQRRNMTNRKLKGYDPSISAFVIMAGLDTKLSRLKHHHLFFSKDYKKEFNVLKSGYYADDPTIYICTSSKSDYSVSSQGDNCFILVNAPALNEKDGYDKQGYKNHIYDRLQEAGVPIKDHIQVEKVWDPADIQSHFGAYRGSLYGPSSNRRSQAFMRPFNKSQDLDGLWFCGGEYTPGRRVSDGRFERTERRQRNSRKDCPNRITPPLFRQAKTGGVRNGEEQTQPTEKRRKKADESHNQ; via the coding sequence ATGAAAGTAGCCATCATCGGGGGCGGACTCGGCGGCTTATCTGCTGCTGTGACCCTCGCAAAACATGGAGTGGACGTGAGGCTGTTCGAAAAAAATGAACACTTTGGCGGAAAAATGATGAGCGTCGATGAATCTGGATTCCATTTTGATTTTGGTCCCAATACGATCACGATGCCTGAAGTGTTTCAGGACGTCATTCGTCAAGGGGGACTTGAACCTCGTGAGGAGCTTCCTTTTGCAAAAATCGTCACCCACACGAGAAATGAGTTTTACGATGGAACGACTTTTGATTTTTCCACAGATCAAACGTATATGAAACGGCAGCTTGAAAGAATGGATCCTAAAGGTCATGTCATGTATGAAGATTTTCTTATAGAAATCGAACGCTTGTACCACCTGTCCCAAAAGCACTTTTTACACAGGACCTTCAATGGGTGGCTCGACTACCTTTCCCCCTCTCTAGCGAAAAGCATGACGAAGGTACGTCCGCTTGAATCGATGGACCACTTTTTCAGACGGTATTTTTCAAATCCGAAGATCATTCAATCATTAAACCGGTATTCCACCTACATCGGATCCAACCCTTATCAAGCACCAGCCACGTTCAGTATGATTGGTCATCTTGAGTGGAATGATGGGGTGTATTTTGTCCGCGGGGGTAACACACGGATTGCAGATCGGTTCGTTAAAGCGGCGGAGAACGTCGGTGTCCACCTGTACAGCGGAACCAAAATAAATCATATCCTTCACGAGAATCAAAGAGTGACGGGAGTCGAAACAGAAGATGGCGAGCGCTATGAGGCGGACCATGTTATCTTGAATGGAGACCTCCTCCATTCCGTTCCGGAGTTGATCGATTCGGAACAGAGACGCAACATGACGAATCGGAAGTTGAAAGGCTACGATCCTTCCATTTCTGCCTTTGTCATTATGGCTGGACTGGATACGAAACTCAGCCGTTTGAAGCACCATCATTTGTTTTTCTCGAAGGACTATAAAAAGGAATTCAATGTTTTAAAAAGCGGCTATTACGCTGACGATCCGACGATCTACATTTGCACTTCTTCCAAATCGGATTATTCTGTCTCATCTCAAGGGGATAACTGTTTTATCCTTGTCAACGCTCCCGCGCTCAATGAAAAAGACGGATACGATAAACAAGGCTATAAAAACCACATTTATGATCGACTTCAGGAAGCAGGCGTTCCTATCAAAGATCATATCCAGGTGGAAAAAGTCTGGGATCCAGCGGATATCCAAAGTCATTTCGGTGCTTATCGAGGATCGTTATACGGGCCGTCTTCAAACCGCCGGTCGCAGGCTTTCATGAGACCCTTCAATAAATCTCAGGACCTTGATGGTCTCTGGTTTTGTGGAGGGGAGTACACACCCGGGCGGCGGGTCTCCGATGGTCGTTTTGAGCGGACAGAACGTCGCCAACGAAATTCTCGGAAAGATTGTCCAAATCGAATAACACCTCCTCTTTTCAGGCAAGCTAAAACGGGAGGTGTCCGGAATGGAGAAGAACAAACGCAACCAACCGAGAAAAGAAGAAAAAAGGCCGATGAATCCCATAACCAATGA
- a CDS encoding YvrJ family protein, with the protein MDAWISILADVGFPVAVTFYLLHRVEGKLDQLIETLHQLPEKIVTTK; encoded by the coding sequence ATTGATGCGTGGATTTCAATTTTAGCGGATGTTGGTTTTCCTGTGGCGGTGACGTTTTACTTGCTGCACCGTGTGGAAGGAAAACTTGATCAACTGATTGAAACACTACATCAGCTGCCAGAGAAAATCGTCACGACTAAATGA
- a CDS encoding DUF2922 domain-containing protein: protein MKKLELKFLNEEGKTVTISLDDPVEPVDTAQVTAAMDAIIAQGCFYSNGGDFVEKKEARIVERNVFDISF from the coding sequence ATGAAAAAGCTGGAGCTGAAATTTTTAAATGAAGAAGGAAAAACAGTCACCATCAGCCTCGACGATCCGGTAGAGCCCGTCGATACTGCCCAGGTCACTGCTGCAATGGACGCCATCATTGCCCAAGGCTGTTTTTATTCCAACGGGGGAGACTTTGTCGAGAAGAAAGAAGCACGTATCGTCGAACGCAACGTCTTTGATATCTCATTCTAA
- a CDS encoding DUF4021 domain-containing protein, whose translation MNPITNDLGVDQDEQAMNGDYGMLETEEEDRQHNHNK comes from the coding sequence ATGAATCCCATAACCAATGACCTTGGTGTCGATCAGGATGAACAGGCGATGAATGGCGATTATGGCATGCTTGAGACGGAAGAAGAAGATCGCCAGCACAACCATAACAAATAA
- a CDS encoding PLDc N-terminal domain-containing protein — MEIGILFLTFLIFVVGLLVLNIITSVWAYRDSVRKGRSTAYSLVVLIGTLFFPLVGLIVYLIIRND, encoded by the coding sequence ATGGAAATCGGCATCTTATTTCTAACTTTCCTAATCTTCGTGGTCGGGTTGTTAGTATTGAATATTATTACGAGTGTATGGGCGTATCGAGATTCTGTTCGCAAAGGCAGAAGTACCGCCTACAGCCTCGTCGTCCTTATCGGTACATTATTCTTCCCCTTAGTCGGGCTGATTGTTTACCTCATCATAAGAAATGACTAA
- the lepB gene encoding signal peptidase I → MSEQSKKEWLEWLKAIAVAITLAFILRTFFFATSIVEGASMDPTLKNGERVMFNKIIYYVDEPERGDIVIIERPVKSYVKRVIGQPGDTVEIRNHELYVNGEEQTQEYLTEEAASSTRDFGPIEVPKGKYFVMGDNRSISKDSRNGLGFVEEEEIIGRTELIIYPFNEWGLTK, encoded by the coding sequence TTGTCTGAGCAATCTAAAAAAGAATGGTTGGAATGGTTGAAAGCCATTGCTGTTGCCATTACACTCGCATTTATATTACGAACATTTTTCTTTGCCACTTCGATTGTTGAAGGGGCCAGCATGGACCCTACCCTCAAAAACGGGGAACGTGTCATGTTCAATAAGATTATATATTATGTAGATGAACCTGAACGAGGGGATATCGTCATCATTGAGAGACCTGTTAAAAGTTATGTGAAACGAGTCATAGGACAGCCGGGAGACACAGTGGAGATCCGTAATCATGAACTGTATGTAAACGGTGAGGAGCAGACCCAGGAATACTTGACGGAAGAGGCAGCGTCCTCTACGAGAGATTTCGGTCCCATCGAAGTTCCAAAAGGAAAATATTTCGTCATGGGAGACAACCGTTCCATCAGTAAAGACAGCCGGAATGGACTTGGGTTTGTCGAAGAGGAAGAAATCATCGGACGTACCGAATTGATCATTTATCCCTTCAATGAATGGGGCCTAACGAAATAA
- a CDS encoding patatin-like phospholipase family protein, giving the protein MDDVGLVLEGGGMRGAYTAGVLDFFLDEDIHIPYVVGASAGACNGSSYVAKQRGRNYEVIVEYGAHPEYISYKRMITKRQLFGMDFIFDKLPNQLVPFDYDTFLQQKTRFVVGTTDMNTGEPVFYDRFPDRESLLKVIRASSSLPMVAPSIQYDGRELMDGGIADPIPMQASERDGNQKHVVVLTRNDGYIKGRMKAGWYFNRKYKKFPLFAKALLERHVRYNQQLQKVKEAEQNGDAFVIRPLKPLKVSRIERNRDRLHDLYAQGYEEAGAHATRLERFLQV; this is encoded by the coding sequence ATGGATGATGTTGGTTTAGTTCTTGAAGGCGGAGGGATGAGAGGCGCATACACCGCAGGCGTGCTTGATTTTTTTCTCGATGAAGACATTCACATCCCCTATGTGGTTGGAGCATCTGCGGGAGCATGTAATGGCAGCTCTTACGTCGCGAAACAACGGGGAAGGAACTATGAAGTGATTGTTGAATACGGGGCGCATCCAGAATACATATCGTACAAAAGGATGATTACGAAACGTCAGTTGTTTGGAATGGATTTCATATTTGATAAGCTTCCTAATCAACTTGTTCCGTTCGATTATGACACATTCCTTCAGCAAAAAACGCGTTTTGTCGTGGGGACTACAGATATGAATACGGGAGAACCTGTCTTTTACGACCGTTTTCCTGACAGGGAGAGTCTTTTGAAAGTCATACGTGCCTCGAGCTCTTTACCGATGGTCGCTCCCAGTATTCAGTATGATGGTCGGGAGTTGATGGATGGAGGAATTGCTGATCCTATACCGATGCAGGCTTCTGAGCGGGATGGGAACCAAAAGCATGTCGTTGTGCTTACACGCAACGATGGATACATCAAAGGTAGAATGAAAGCTGGCTGGTATTTCAACCGGAAGTACAAAAAGTTTCCACTCTTCGCAAAAGCTTTGCTTGAACGGCACGTCCGTTACAATCAGCAATTGCAAAAAGTGAAGGAAGCGGAACAAAACGGAGATGCGTTCGTCATCCGGCCTTTAAAGCCTTTGAAAGTGAGCAGAATCGAACGGAACCGTGACCGTCTGCACGACCTGTATGCTCAAGGATATGAAGAAGCGGGAGCCCATGCAACAAGACTGGAACGGTTTTTGCAAGTTTGA
- a CDS encoding DNA alkylation repair protein produces the protein MNRPTELCENVTTALEKHRDENQRIPMENYMKNHFPFFGIKAPDRKRILAPLLKEYRDITADERLEAAVLLFEKSERECHYAALAFLEKGIKKAPEHSIDTYKQLLMTKPWWDTVDMIASTLCGGYFLRYEDKLRPYTEEWRESDHLWVRRSSVLHQLKYKEKTDAPLLFETIDALKHEKEFFIEKAIGWALREYSKTDATAVIGYLNQEEVRPLSRREGLKWLKSKHPQLLEA, from the coding sequence ATGAACAGACCTACTGAATTATGTGAGAACGTGACGACAGCATTAGAAAAACATAGAGACGAAAACCAACGAATTCCTATGGAGAATTACATGAAGAATCATTTCCCTTTTTTCGGGATTAAAGCGCCTGATCGGAAACGCATCCTCGCACCTTTGCTAAAAGAATACAGAGATATCACCGCAGACGAGCGCTTGGAAGCGGCCGTCCTGCTTTTTGAAAAATCGGAAAGAGAATGTCACTACGCTGCTCTCGCTTTTCTTGAAAAAGGAATCAAAAAAGCCCCGGAACACAGCATTGATACATACAAACAATTGCTTATGACGAAACCCTGGTGGGACACGGTCGATATGATCGCATCCACGTTGTGCGGCGGATATTTTCTTCGATACGAAGACAAGCTGCGCCCCTACACAGAAGAGTGGAGAGAGTCCGATCACTTATGGGTCAGACGTTCGAGCGTCCTGCATCAGTTGAAATATAAAGAAAAGACAGATGCTCCCCTCCTTTTCGAAACGATAGATGCCCTCAAGCATGAAAAAGAATTTTTTATTGAAAAAGCAATCGGATGGGCGCTCCGAGAATACAGCAAAACCGATGCAACTGCCGTCATCGGTTACCTTAATCAGGAGGAAGTACGGCCTTTGAGCCGACGGGAAGGGTTAAAGTGGCTGAAAAGCAAACATCCACAGCTTTTAGAGGCGTGA
- a CDS encoding lysophospholipid acyltransferase family protein, with protein MFQPARKTSWIEWGFTRFNRLFLNYHFNNILIQPPSSVPDEKTLFLINHSTWWDPLFIFYINDRLVKSDGYGMMHEEGIRRFPFFRRIGAYSVNGDDRRHLVQSLHYSKRLLEEDKTVWIFPQGNEQPLEKRPLEFFSGISYLTQRCPDIKVVPVSLYYALEHTKKPNAYIRLGDALPPLEYEGLSRKEMTRYFEESATKQLDQLRQDVIEENLQSFKKL; from the coding sequence ATGTTTCAACCCGCACGTAAAACGTCATGGATAGAGTGGGGTTTCACCCGTTTCAACCGTTTATTTTTAAACTATCATTTCAACAATATTCTAATCCAGCCCCCTTCTTCCGTACCTGATGAGAAGACCCTTTTTCTTATCAATCATTCGACATGGTGGGATCCGCTATTTATTTTTTACATCAACGATCGTCTCGTAAAGTCAGACGGATATGGCATGATGCATGAAGAGGGCATTCGCCGCTTTCCTTTCTTTCGGAGAATTGGAGCTTATTCAGTGAACGGTGATGATCGCCGCCATTTAGTGCAATCATTACATTATAGCAAGCGTTTGCTAGAAGAGGACAAAACGGTGTGGATCTTTCCTCAAGGGAATGAACAGCCCCTCGAGAAGAGACCGCTTGAATTTTTTTCAGGCATCAGTTACCTTACTCAGCGATGTCCAGACATAAAAGTCGTACCTGTTTCCCTATACTATGCGCTTGAGCATACGAAAAAGCCGAATGCCTACATACGACTGGGAGATGCTCTCCCCCCACTGGAATACGAGGGCCTCTCCAGAAAAGAGATGACACGATATTTTGAAGAGTCGGCAACCAAACAGCTGGATCAATTACGGCAGGACGTCATTGAAGAAAATCTTCAATCCTTTAAAAAATTGTAA
- a CDS encoding glycosyltransferase: protein MSLFFILLIMTIVLNVWTIYNSLFLYPLSAKREPEDQPFVSLLVPLRNEAGNVEGLIRSLRSLTYPDLEVILLDDHSEDGTLDKLNEQVADDERFSVIQGKELPEGWNGKVHACHQLSQAANGECYLFLDADARVAPGTIQQALAMMQQKKASMLSGFPNYPNNHFLSHMLVPLQHMVVLLHLPLFVANHTKKPMFTAACGIFIIIDRKAYEAIGGHASVKDSLVEDVHIAREVKKHGYKMILANITKSVLSYMYVSGKETWEGFKKNVYTGIGRSVGMVLFLTLFYAVVFLAPACFAIVGLVTGDFAFLLPYLLTVAFKMYVDARTGHPLWLSFLLPVAVVLLISIMMASMFVHKRGEKYQWKGRFYQ from the coding sequence ATGTCGCTATTTTTTATTCTCTTGATCATGACCATCGTTTTGAATGTGTGGACGATTTATAACAGTCTCTTCCTTTATCCTTTATCTGCGAAAAGAGAGCCGGAAGACCAGCCATTTGTTTCGCTACTCGTACCGTTAAGAAACGAAGCAGGCAATGTGGAGGGGCTGATCCGGTCGTTGCGTTCGCTTACTTATCCCGACTTGGAAGTGATCCTGCTTGATGATCATTCGGAAGATGGAACATTAGATAAGCTCAACGAACAGGTGGCAGATGATGAACGTTTTTCTGTGATTCAAGGAAAAGAGCTTCCGGAAGGCTGGAACGGGAAAGTTCATGCGTGTCACCAGCTCTCCCAGGCCGCTAATGGCGAATGTTACTTATTCCTTGATGCCGATGCGCGTGTCGCTCCTGGCACCATTCAACAAGCGCTCGCCATGATGCAGCAGAAAAAAGCGAGCATGTTAAGCGGATTTCCGAATTACCCGAATAACCATTTTCTCAGTCATATGCTCGTCCCGCTTCAACATATGGTCGTCCTGCTCCACCTCCCCCTGTTCGTCGCCAACCACACGAAGAAGCCGATGTTCACGGCTGCGTGCGGGATATTTATCATAATTGATAGAAAAGCATATGAAGCGATCGGAGGTCATGCATCCGTCAAAGACTCTCTGGTCGAAGACGTACATATTGCGAGAGAAGTGAAAAAACACGGGTACAAGATGATTCTCGCCAACATTACAAAATCCGTCCTTTCCTATATGTATGTTTCTGGTAAGGAGACGTGGGAAGGCTTTAAAAAAAATGTGTACACAGGTATTGGTCGATCAGTGGGTATGGTCCTGTTCCTGACCTTATTTTATGCTGTTGTTTTCTTAGCCCCCGCCTGCTTTGCCATAGTCGGATTGGTTACCGGTGATTTTGCCTTTTTACTTCCGTACCTTTTGACAGTTGCGTTCAAGATGTACGTGGACGCACGGACAGGTCATCCGTTATGGCTTTCCTTCCTCCTGCCCGTTGCGGTTGTACTCCTGATTTCGATTATGATGGCGTCTATGTTTGTACATAAACGAGGGGAAAAATACCAATGGAAAGGGAGGTTCTATCAATGA
- a CDS encoding DoxX family protein encodes MLNELLRNNKVIAMILTVFRIYLGYAWLTAGIGKITGGFEVSGFLNGAIAKAEGAHPAVQGWWAVFLEQFALPNHEFFAFIVMWGEVLVGIALILGLFTNVAAFGGILMNFAFLFSGTVSTNPQMVLLTIFLLVAGANAGRYGLDRWVLPMLKKQGTKLHMGRGRLAHQ; translated from the coding sequence ATGTTGAATGAACTGTTACGAAACAACAAGGTGATTGCTATGATTCTTACCGTCTTCCGCATTTATCTAGGCTATGCCTGGTTGACTGCTGGCATCGGAAAAATTACAGGCGGGTTTGAAGTGAGTGGTTTTCTGAATGGAGCCATTGCGAAGGCAGAAGGCGCGCACCCGGCTGTCCAGGGATGGTGGGCTGTATTCCTTGAACAATTCGCCCTTCCGAATCATGAATTTTTCGCTTTCATCGTCATGTGGGGAGAAGTTCTCGTCGGTATTGCACTTATTTTAGGATTATTCACGAACGTAGCTGCTTTCGGTGGCATTCTCATGAACTTCGCTTTCTTATTCAGCGGAACGGTCAGCACGAACCCACAGATGGTTCTGCTCACGATCTTCCTTCTTGTTGCCGGTGCCAATGCCGGACGTTATGGATTAGATCGCTGGGTCTTGCCAATGCTCAAAAAACAAGGCACCAAACTTCACATGGGAAGAGGAAGACTTGCTCATCAATAA
- a CDS encoding carotenoid biosynthesis protein codes for MANYIYRFFIFWYICGVFLVTFDWLPPWLEWANSVFLISAGIVAGIYFIKMYGVGRGTIYSLIIIFVSIYVEHLGVEYNFLFGAYHYTDNFGLKIVDTPITIGFAWLLIIGCSHELARILSKGWSLWVSRFIFVVTGALAAVTMDLILDPVSFKVKEYWIWEDPDFYYDIPFSNFFGWFVLAALFHLIFLFIHRDVEERNIHPWPERMVLTFGLIIFLFICIAFTGRLYGAITFVSTLTLLWYGLYFWRRSNVSTRT; via the coding sequence ATGGCAAACTATATCTACCGTTTTTTTATTTTTTGGTACATATGTGGCGTGTTTTTAGTAACTTTCGACTGGCTGCCCCCCTGGCTCGAATGGGCGAACAGCGTTTTTTTAATTTCTGCCGGCATCGTCGCAGGCATTTATTTTATTAAAATGTACGGTGTTGGGCGCGGGACCATCTACAGCTTGATCATCATTTTCGTCAGTATTTACGTAGAACACCTAGGTGTAGAATACAATTTCTTATTCGGTGCCTATCACTATACAGATAACTTCGGATTAAAAATTGTGGACACCCCCATTACCATTGGATTTGCATGGCTTTTGATTATCGGGTGCTCTCATGAACTGGCCCGTATTCTATCGAAGGGATGGAGTCTTTGGGTCAGTCGGTTCATTTTTGTTGTCACAGGTGCGCTCGCAGCGGTGACGATGGACCTCATCCTTGATCCAGTCTCCTTCAAGGTGAAGGAATATTGGATTTGGGAAGATCCTGACTTCTATTACGATATCCCTTTTTCCAACTTCTTTGGCTGGTTTGTTCTGGCTGCACTGTTTCACCTGATTTTCCTATTCATTCACAGGGATGTAGAAGAGAGAAACATCCATCCTTGGCCTGAAAGGATGGTCCTGACATTCGGTCTGATTATATTCCTGTTTATATGTATCGCATTCACCGGACGGTTGTATGGGGCGATTACGTTCGTGAGTACCCTTACACTCTTATGGTATGGCTTGTACTTTTGGAGGAGATCAAATGTTTCAACCCGCACGTAA
- a CDS encoding FbpB family small basic protein encodes MRSYKRISFEDLVDRNKRQLLNDQEAIEKIERQIDEKHTRKNDSDAYVN; translated from the coding sequence ATGAGAAGTTACAAACGAATTTCCTTTGAAGACTTAGTGGATCGTAACAAACGACAACTGTTGAACGATCAGGAAGCCATCGAAAAAATCGAACGTCAAATAGATGAAAAACATACAAGAAAAAACGATTCCGATGCTTATGTAAACTGA
- a CDS encoding chemotaxis protein, with translation MNQDQGILLESGTNELEIVEFGIGHNRFGINVIKVKEILNPQPVTKIPHSHKSVEGIIEIRGEVVPVVDVAHALGFSSSENPKQDKFILAEFNKTKIVFHVHTVTQIHRISWEQIEKPNKMYQGLETQITGVIKMDNDMLLLLDFEKVVADINPESSINAEQLRELGQRDRSQKKILIAEDSGMLRAMLQETLSEAGYENTISFEDGKEAYEHLEDLLEEGKTIEEEYQLIITDIEMPRMDGHHFTRLLKDHNVLSKLPVVIFSSLITDDLRHKGEIVGADAQVSKPEIVELVKIIDHHIL, from the coding sequence ATGAACCAGGACCAAGGCATATTACTAGAAAGTGGAACGAACGAATTGGAAATCGTCGAATTCGGAATCGGCCATAACCGTTTCGGGATCAACGTTATAAAAGTAAAAGAGATACTGAACCCTCAACCCGTTACAAAGATTCCTCATTCTCATAAATCGGTGGAGGGAATCATTGAAATCCGTGGGGAAGTCGTCCCCGTTGTAGATGTAGCACATGCGCTCGGGTTTTCATCATCAGAAAATCCAAAGCAGGATAAGTTTATTCTGGCGGAATTTAATAAGACCAAGATCGTCTTCCACGTGCATACCGTGACACAAATTCACCGGATTTCCTGGGAGCAAATTGAGAAGCCGAATAAGATGTACCAGGGACTGGAAACGCAAATCACTGGAGTCATTAAAATGGATAACGACATGCTGCTTCTGCTTGATTTTGAAAAAGTAGTCGCAGATATCAATCCTGAATCCAGTATTAACGCCGAGCAGCTGCGTGAACTAGGCCAAAGGGACAGGTCACAAAAGAAAATTCTGATCGCCGAAGATTCGGGAATGCTTCGTGCCATGCTTCAGGAAACGTTAAGTGAAGCAGGTTATGAAAATACGATCTCTTTTGAGGACGGAAAAGAAGCTTATGAGCATTTGGAAGATTTATTGGAAGAAGGAAAAACAATCGAGGAGGAATATCAGTTGATTATCACTGATATTGAAATGCCTCGGATGGACGGCCATCACTTTACTCGTTTGTTAAAGGATCATAACGTTCTGAGTAAACTCCCGGTCGTCATCTTCTCATCACTGATCACGGACGACCTTCGTCACAAAGGGGAAATCGTAGGAGCCGATGCCCAAGTTTCCAAACCAGAAATCGTAGAACTCGTAAAAATCATCGATCATCACATCCTCTGA
- a CDS encoding aspartyl-phosphate phosphatase Spo0E family protein, translated as MVQVAGKDPRIAELEYLRKKMTEVAFEKGLSSPESVKISQQLDALLNEVQKNEPN; from the coding sequence ATGGTGCAAGTGGCCGGCAAAGATCCTCGTATTGCTGAATTAGAGTATTTGCGTAAGAAAATGACGGAAGTGGCGTTTGAAAAAGGGTTGTCGAGCCCCGAGTCTGTGAAAATCAGTCAACAACTCGATGCCCTTTTGAATGAAGTACAAAAAAATGAGCCGAATTAA
- a CDS encoding DUF1659 domain-containing protein, translated as MAVNTLKVDSRLQLVFSTGTDEDGNMVLKRKSFNNIKTNATDEQLHEVSIALYPLQQHILVDIARDDRSVLTES; from the coding sequence ATGGCCGTAAATACTTTGAAAGTAGACAGTCGCTTGCAGCTTGTCTTTTCAACAGGAACAGATGAAGACGGAAACATGGTTCTTAAACGTAAATCATTCAACAACATCAAAACAAATGCTACAGACGAACAATTGCATGAAGTATCTATCGCTCTATACCCGTTACAGCAGCACATCCTTGTCGATATCGCTCGTGATGACCGCTCTGTATTGACGGAATCATAA